A stretch of Janibacter endophyticus DNA encodes these proteins:
- a CDS encoding vitamin B12-dependent ribonucleotide reductase → MTETAGKTSARRSAKNRGITVDRIYTTEGVHPYDEVTWEKRDVVQQNWKTGETIFEQRGVEFPDFWSVNASTIVTTKYFRGAVGTPEREQGLKQLIDRVVLTYVKAGKEHGYFATDGDAEVFEHELTYALLHQVFSFNSPVWFNVGTKSPQQVSACFILSVDDSMDSILNWYKEEGFIFKGGSGAGLNLSRIRSSKELLSSGGTASGPVSFMRGADASAGTIKSGGATRRAAKMVVLDVDHPDIEEFVETKAREEHKIRALRDAGFDMDLGGADIVSVQYQNANNSVRVTDEFMRAVEEGAEFGLTSRMDGSVVSTVDARELMGKIAKAAWECADPGIQYDDTINDWHTNPETGRITASNPCSEYMSLDNSSCNLASLNLLKFLRDDDTFDAKTFQAVAELVITAMDISICFADFPTDPIGETTRNYRQLGIGYANLGALLMATGHGYDSDGGRALAASITSLLTGAAYKRSAELAGVIGPYNGYARNADAHKRVMRKHQAANDQIRTMHTMDKDIHAYATKAWDAVVKVGEKQGYRNAQASVLAPTGTIGFMMDCDTTGIEPDFSLVKFKKLVGGGSMQIVNLTIPRALKKLGYTQETIEAIVEYIADKGHVIDAPGLKTEHYEIFDTAMGARAISPMGHVRMMAAVQPFLSGAISKTVNLPEEATVEEIEDVYIQGWKMGLKALAVYRDNCKVGQPLSDGGSTAKDAKDAKEAGAAAVEKVVEYRPLRRRLPKRRTSQTTSFAVGGAEGYLTAGTYDDGELGEIFLKFGKQGSTLAGLMDAFSIAISIALQHGVPLETYVEKFTNLRFEPAGMTDDPDVRMAQSIMDYVFRRLALDYLDFDTRSFMGIHTAEERARQLETGSYEASSADEGEDDYEDELESYSQSAAPAASKPEAKVEEHADEVRSGAGAASAREVSSEIHSSAELLEKFQGKTADAPMCMTCGTKMRPAGSCYVCEGCGSTSGCS, encoded by the coding sequence ATGACCGAGACCGCCGGCAAGACCAGCGCACGTCGATCCGCGAAGAACCGCGGCATCACCGTCGACCGCATCTACACCACCGAGGGTGTCCACCCGTACGACGAGGTGACCTGGGAGAAGCGCGACGTCGTCCAGCAGAACTGGAAGACCGGCGAGACGATCTTCGAGCAGCGCGGCGTCGAGTTCCCCGACTTCTGGTCGGTCAACGCGAGCACGATCGTCACGACGAAGTACTTCCGTGGCGCCGTGGGCACGCCCGAGCGCGAGCAGGGCCTCAAGCAGCTCATCGACCGCGTCGTCCTCACCTACGTCAAGGCGGGCAAGGAGCACGGCTACTTCGCGACCGACGGCGACGCCGAGGTCTTCGAGCACGAGCTGACCTACGCCCTGCTCCACCAGGTCTTCTCCTTCAACTCCCCGGTGTGGTTCAACGTCGGCACCAAGAGCCCGCAGCAGGTCAGCGCCTGCTTCATCCTCTCGGTCGACGACTCGATGGACTCGATCCTCAACTGGTACAAGGAGGAGGGCTTCATCTTCAAGGGCGGCTCCGGCGCCGGCCTGAACCTCTCGCGCATCCGCTCCTCCAAGGAGCTGCTCTCCTCCGGCGGTACCGCCTCCGGCCCGGTCTCCTTCATGCGTGGCGCCGACGCCTCCGCGGGCACCATCAAGTCCGGTGGCGCGACCCGCCGCGCGGCGAAGATGGTCGTCCTCGACGTCGACCACCCCGACATCGAGGAGTTCGTCGAGACCAAGGCGCGCGAGGAGCACAAGATCCGCGCCCTGCGCGACGCCGGCTTCGACATGGACCTCGGTGGCGCCGACATCGTCTCGGTGCAGTACCAGAACGCGAACAACTCGGTGCGCGTCACCGACGAGTTCATGCGTGCCGTCGAGGAGGGCGCCGAGTTCGGTCTCACCTCGCGCATGGACGGCTCCGTCGTCTCCACGGTCGACGCCCGCGAGCTCATGGGCAAGATCGCCAAGGCCGCGTGGGAGTGCGCCGACCCGGGCATCCAGTACGACGACACGATCAACGACTGGCACACCAACCCCGAGACGGGGCGGATCACCGCGTCCAACCCGTGCAGCGAGTACATGTCCCTCGACAACTCCAGCTGCAACCTCGCCTCGCTCAACCTGCTGAAGTTCCTCCGCGACGACGACACCTTCGACGCCAAGACCTTCCAGGCCGTCGCCGAGCTCGTCATCACCGCGATGGACATCTCGATCTGCTTCGCGGACTTCCCGACCGACCCGATCGGCGAGACGACCCGCAACTACCGTCAGCTCGGCATCGGCTACGCCAACCTCGGCGCGCTGCTCATGGCGACCGGCCACGGCTACGACTCGGACGGCGGCCGCGCGCTCGCCGCCTCGATCACCTCGCTGCTCACCGGTGCCGCCTACAAGCGCTCCGCCGAGCTCGCCGGTGTCATCGGCCCGTACAACGGCTACGCCCGCAACGCCGACGCCCACAAGCGCGTCATGCGCAAGCACCAGGCGGCCAACGACCAGATCCGCACCATGCACACGATGGACAAGGACATCCACGCCTACGCCACCAAGGCGTGGGACGCGGTCGTCAAGGTGGGCGAGAAGCAGGGCTACCGCAACGCGCAGGCCTCCGTGCTCGCCCCGACCGGGACCATCGGCTTCATGATGGACTGCGACACGACCGGCATCGAGCCCGACTTCTCGCTCGTGAAGTTCAAGAAGCTCGTCGGTGGCGGCTCCATGCAGATCGTCAACCTGACGATCCCGCGGGCGCTCAAGAAGCTCGGCTACACCCAGGAGACCATCGAGGCGATCGTCGAGTACATCGCCGACAAGGGTCACGTCATCGACGCCCCGGGCCTGAAGACCGAGCACTACGAGATCTTCGACACCGCCATGGGCGCCCGGGCGATCAGCCCGATGGGTCACGTCCGCATGATGGCCGCGGTCCAGCCCTTCCTCTCCGGTGCGATCAGCAAGACCGTCAACCTCCCCGAGGAGGCCACGGTCGAGGAGATCGAGGACGTCTACATCCAGGGCTGGAAGATGGGCCTCAAGGCGCTCGCCGTCTACCGCGACAACTGCAAGGTCGGTCAGCCGCTCTCCGACGGCGGCTCCACCGCCAAGGACGCGAAGGACGCCAAGGAGGCGGGGGCCGCTGCGGTCGAGAAGGTCGTCGAGTACCGTCCGCTGCGTCGCCGCCTGCCCAAGCGCCGCACCTCGCAGACGACGTCCTTCGCCGTGGGCGGGGCCGAGGGCTACCTCACCGCCGGCACCTACGACGACGGCGAGCTCGGCGAGATCTTCCTGAAGTTCGGCAAGCAGGGTTCGACCCTGGCCGGCCTCATGGACGCCTTCTCGATCGCGATCTCCATCGCGCTGCAGCACGGTGTGCCGCTCGAGACCTACGTCGAGAAGTTCACCAACCTGCGCTTCGAGCCGGCGGGCATGACGGACGACCCGGACGTGCGGATGGCGCAGTCGATCATGGACTACGTCTTCCGTCGCCTCGCGCTGGACTACCTCGACTTCGACACCCGCTCGTTCATGGGGATCCACACCGCGGAGGAGCGGGCCCGCCAGCTCGAGACCGGCTCCTACGAGGCGTCCTCGGCGGACGAGGGCGAGGACGACTACGAGGACGAGCTCGAGTCCTACAGCCAGTCGGCTGCCCCGGCCGCCTCGAAGCCCGAGGCCAAGGTCGAGGAGCACGCCGACGAGGTGAGGTCCGGTGCCGGTGCCGCCTCCGCCCGTGAGGTGAGCAGCGAGATCCACAGCTCCGCCGAGCTCCTGGAGAAGTTCCAGGGCAAGACCGCGGACGCGCCGATGTGCATGACCTGCGGGACGAAGATGCGTCCGGCCGGCTCCTGCTACGTCTGCGAGGGCTGCGGCTCCACCAGCGGCTGCAGCTGA
- a CDS encoding L-serine ammonia-lyase: MALSVFDLFSIGIGPSSSHTVGPMRAAVMFAERVREDGLLDRVARVKAELFGSLGATGHGHGSATAVLLGLSGERPEHCQPREVAGQLEQIRVSGRLSLLGTHEIDFAEDSDLVLHRRATLPLHPNGMTFHAWDVDGELVSEHTYYSVGGGFVVGEDASGSTKIVEDKTPVAHHFTTGDRLLEICEETGLSIAQVMLENETAWRPEEEVRAELLKIWAVMCECIANGLRTEGVLPGGLKVKRRAPELYRRLKVEGSSDDPLRGMDWLTLYALAVNEENAAGGRVVTAPTNGAAGIIPAVLTYYCEFVPGADEDGIVRFLLTAAAIGVIYKENASISGAEVGCQGEVGSACSMAAGAMAAVMGGTPAQVENAAEIGMEHNLGLTCDPVGGLVQIPCIERNAVASVKAITAARTALRGDGSHVVSLDKVVKTMRETGRDMKVKYKETARGGLAVNVIEC, translated from the coding sequence GTGGCACTGAGCGTCTTCGACCTTTTCAGCATCGGCATCGGCCCCTCGAGCTCGCACACCGTCGGGCCCATGCGGGCTGCGGTGATGTTCGCCGAGAGGGTGCGTGAGGACGGCCTCCTCGACCGGGTGGCCCGGGTCAAGGCCGAGCTCTTCGGCAGCCTCGGCGCGACCGGGCACGGGCACGGCTCGGCGACCGCGGTGCTCCTCGGCCTCTCCGGCGAGCGGCCAGAGCACTGCCAGCCGCGCGAGGTCGCGGGCCAGCTCGAGCAGATCCGCGTGAGCGGCCGGCTCAGCCTGCTGGGAACGCACGAGATCGACTTCGCCGAGGACTCCGACCTCGTCCTGCACCGGCGGGCGACTCTGCCGCTGCACCCGAACGGCATGACCTTCCACGCCTGGGACGTCGACGGCGAGCTCGTGAGCGAGCACACGTACTACTCCGTCGGCGGCGGCTTCGTCGTCGGCGAGGACGCCTCCGGCTCGACGAAGATCGTCGAGGACAAGACGCCTGTCGCGCACCACTTCACCACCGGCGACCGGCTGCTCGAGATCTGCGAGGAGACCGGGCTCTCGATCGCGCAGGTGATGCTCGAGAACGAGACCGCCTGGCGCCCCGAGGAGGAGGTGCGCGCCGAGCTGCTGAAGATCTGGGCGGTGATGTGCGAGTGCATCGCCAACGGTCTGCGCACCGAGGGGGTGCTCCCCGGCGGGCTCAAGGTCAAGCGCCGCGCGCCCGAGCTCTACCGCCGGCTCAAGGTCGAGGGCAGCAGCGACGACCCGCTGCGCGGCATGGACTGGTTGACGCTCTACGCGCTCGCCGTCAACGAGGAGAACGCCGCCGGCGGCCGCGTCGTCACCGCCCCGACGAACGGCGCCGCCGGAATCATCCCTGCGGTCCTCACGTACTACTGCGAGTTCGTCCCCGGCGCCGACGAGGACGGCATCGTCCGCTTCCTGCTCACCGCCGCGGCGATCGGCGTCATCTACAAGGAGAACGCCTCGATCTCGGGCGCCGAGGTCGGCTGCCAGGGCGAGGTCGGCTCGGCCTGCTCGATGGCTGCCGGCGCAATGGCCGCGGTCATGGGCGGCACCCCCGCCCAGGTCGAGAATGCCGCCGAGATCGGCATGGAGCACAACCTGGGCCTGACCTGCGACCCGGTCGGCGGGCTCGTCCAGATCCCCTGCATCGAGCGCAACGCGGTCGCGTCCGTCAAGGCGATCACTGCGGCCCGCACGGCCCTGCGCGGCGACGGCAGCCACGTCGTCTCGCTCGACAAGGTCGTCAAGACGATGCGCGAGACCGGCCGCGACATGAAGGTCAAGTACAAGGAGACCGCCCGTGGCGGGCTCGCCGTCAACGTCATCGAGTGCTGA
- a CDS encoding LysM peptidoglycan-binding domain-containing protein has translation MSAAAATTITRHAAGARAPRRAGTLPTRHLVSVPTGAAVPTRLQITRRGRLALTALAAAALVTTGVGVANAGAGSPAATTVTVSSGETLGEIAVRHMAEVPTSAAVAQLRSANGLSTPFVHAGQQIVIPAR, from the coding sequence ATGAGCGCAGCTGCTGCGACCACCATCACCCGTCACGCTGCCGGTGCCCGCGCACCCCGTCGCGCGGGTACGCTGCCGACGCGTCACCTCGTGTCCGTCCCGACCGGTGCTGCGGTGCCGACGCGCCTGCAGATCACCCGCCGCGGTCGCCTCGCGCTGACCGCGCTGGCGGCCGCTGCCCTCGTCACCACCGGTGTGGGTGTGGCCAACGCCGGGGCCGGCTCGCCGGCGGCGACCACCGTCACCGTGAGCTCGGGGGAGACCCTTGGCGAGATCGCCGTGCGGCACATGGCCGAGGTCCCGACCTCGGCCGCCGTCGCGCAGCTGCGCTCGGCGAACGGGCTGAGCACCCCCTTCGTCCACGCCGGCCAGCAGATCGTCATCCCGGCGCGCTGA
- the nrdR gene encoding transcriptional regulator NrdR: protein MHCPFCRHTDSRVIDSRTADDGSSIRRRRQCPECNRRFTTLESASLSVAKRSGASEPFSRAKVLVGVRKACQGRPVTEDDLALLAQRVEESVRAQGSAEIDAHEIGMAILGPLRELDEVAYLRFASVYQGFESLEDFEAAIGVLRTERDARESTDSAGTPALTP from the coding sequence ATGCACTGCCCCTTCTGCCGGCACACCGACTCCCGCGTCATCGACTCGCGCACCGCCGACGACGGGTCCTCGATCCGTCGTCGCCGCCAGTGCCCCGAGTGCAACCGCCGCTTCACCACGCTCGAGAGCGCCAGCCTCTCGGTCGCGAAGCGCTCGGGCGCATCGGAGCCCTTCAGCCGGGCGAAGGTCCTCGTCGGGGTCCGCAAGGCCTGCCAGGGCCGCCCGGTCACCGAGGACGACCTCGCGCTGCTCGCGCAGCGCGTCGAGGAGTCCGTCCGGGCCCAGGGCAGCGCCGAGATCGACGCCCACGAGATCGGGATGGCCATCCTCGGGCCGCTCCGTGAGCTCGACGAGGTCGCCTACCTCCGGTTCGCGAGCGTCTACCAGGGCTTCGAGTCCCTCGAGGACTTCGAGGCCGCGATCGGCGTCCTGCGCACCGAGCGGGACGCCCGCGAAAGCACCGACAGCGCCGGCACCCCGGCGCTCACCCCCTAG